A portion of the Fusobacterium perfoetens ATCC 29250 genome contains these proteins:
- a CDS encoding sigma-54 interaction domain-containing protein, with product MKFDYKILEEIEIGVILCNILGEIQYSNKYANGYLEREKINVNEIIEELKEKEDLKMGFKLLTKTYKNIFFMIFSQKEEGKYLILLKQKDFFKTILNENDSYTNEKKYTFENVIGKSPQILKVIDECKKIADENSNILITGESGTGKEFFARAIHNNSSRRNFPFIPVNCGSIPRELIESELFGYESGAFTGANKQGYIGKFQLANGGTIFLDEIGEMPLNMQVSLLRVLQDKCVTKIGSKKCTKVDVRVIAATNKCLKDEIKKERFRKDLYYRLNAFNINIPPLKERIGDIPIFLEHLLKEKSIELNKPIPKVPKSLFQKIISYCWPGNIRELQNFVENFVVLDGISTYDINFDECHCMTHDNLGNRIEINQCGVIEKVEEKVLPLVELEKREIEKAIKIYDGNMTQIASALGISRNALYNKMKRYGIEK from the coding sequence ATGAAATTTGATTATAAAATATTAGAAGAAATAGAAATTGGTGTTATTTTATGTAATATTTTAGGAGAAATTCAATATTCAAATAAATATGCTAATGGATATCTTGAAAGAGAAAAAATAAATGTTAATGAGATTATAGAAGAATTAAAAGAAAAAGAAGATTTAAAAATGGGATTTAAGTTATTAACAAAAACTTATAAAAATATATTTTTTATGATTTTTTCTCAAAAAGAAGAGGGAAAATATTTAATTTTATTAAAACAAAAAGATTTTTTTAAAACTATTTTAAATGAAAATGATTCTTATACAAATGAAAAAAAATATACCTTTGAAAATGTTATAGGTAAAAGCCCACAAATTTTAAAAGTTATTGATGAATGTAAAAAGATAGCTGATGAAAATAGTAACATTCTTATAACAGGAGAGAGTGGAACAGGAAAAGAATTTTTTGCTAGAGCTATTCACAATAATAGTTCAAGAAGAAATTTTCCATTTATTCCTGTAAACTGTGGTTCAATACCTAGAGAACTTATAGAAAGTGAATTATTTGGTTATGAAAGTGGAGCTTTTACAGGAGCTAATAAACAAGGATATATAGGAAAATTTCAATTAGCTAATGGAGGGACAATATTTTTAGATGAAATAGGAGAAATGCCACTTAATATGCAAGTTTCTCTTCTAAGAGTTTTACAAGATAAATGTGTAACAAAAATAGGTTCAAAAAAATGTACCAAAGTAGATGTAAGAGTAATAGCAGCTACTAATAAATGTTTAAAAGATGAGATAAAAAAAGAAAGATTTAGAAAAGATTTGTATTATAGATTGAATGCTTTTAATATAAATATTCCACCACTAAAAGAGAGAATAGGTGATATTCCAATATTTTTAGAACATTTATTAAAAGAAAAAAGTATTGAATTAAATAAACCTATTCCAAAAGTTCCTAAATCTCTTTTCCAAAAAATTATATCTTATTGTTGGCCTGGAAATATAAGAGAGTTACAAAATTTTGTAGAAAACTTTGTTGTATTAGATGGAATAAGTACTTATGATATAAATTTTGATGAATGCCATTGTATGACACACGATAATTTAGGAAATAGAATTGAAATAAATCAATGTGGGGTAATAGAAAAAGTAGAGGAAAAAGTTTTACCTTTAGTAGAATTAGAAAAAAGAGAGATAGAAAAAGCTATAAAAATTTATGACGGAAATATGACTCAGATTGCTTCTGCTTTAGGAATAAGTAGAAATGCTCTATATAATAAGATGAAAAGATATGGAATAGAAAAATAA
- the gltS gene encoding sodium/glutamate symporter, whose protein sequence is MNFGFNELGVLFNFDMIGTIAIGLISLIVGKKMKEKLTFLDRFGIPAAVLGGILFATIHLIIRVIGVGSISYDTTFQTPFMVVFFTTIGLGSSIEGLKKGGKLLIIFWLLSGVMTFMQTVIGVSLAKVTGINPLLGVMAGSVSMSGGHGSAGAFGQTIEELGVTGGLTVALSAATFGLIAGGLLGSPLAIHLIRKFNLKPKDVVNKDQVEKKSSTERREITFNSMMSHVTMLSIVMTLGIALSTFLKSQLGIALPSYVGAMFCAIIFNNLNIKFKWLDLDRNLLNIIGETSLNIFLSMALISLKLWELAALAVPLLIILMAQVLFMWVYTRFIVFKAMGGDYDAAVMISGMCGSGLGATTNAMINMEEVSSKYGYTVNPYLIVPLTGAFLIDIFQMPVIITAINMFK, encoded by the coding sequence CAATGAACTAGGAGTTTTGTTTAACTTTGATATGATAGGAACTATTGCTATTGGATTAATTTCTTTAATTGTTGGTAAAAAGATGAAAGAAAAATTAACTTTTCTTGATAGATTTGGAATACCGGCAGCTGTATTAGGAGGAATTTTATTTGCAACTATTCACTTAATTATAAGAGTTATTGGTGTAGGAAGTATATCTTATGATACAACTTTCCAAACTCCTTTTATGGTTGTATTTTTTACAACAATAGGATTAGGTTCTTCAATAGAGGGATTAAAAAAAGGTGGAAAATTATTAATCATCTTCTGGCTTTTAAGTGGAGTTATGACATTTATGCAAACTGTAATAGGTGTAAGTCTTGCAAAAGTAACTGGAATTAATCCATTATTAGGAGTAATGGCTGGTTCAGTTTCAATGTCAGGAGGACATGGTTCAGCTGGAGCTTTTGGTCAAACAATAGAAGAATTAGGAGTAACTGGAGGATTAACAGTAGCTTTATCAGCAGCTACTTTCGGACTTATAGCTGGAGGACTTTTAGGTTCACCATTAGCTATTCATTTAATTAGAAAATTTAACTTAAAACCAAAAGATGTAGTAAATAAAGACCAAGTTGAGAAAAAATCATCTACAGAAAGAAGAGAAATTACTTTTAATTCAATGATGAGCCATGTAACAATGCTTTCAATTGTAATGACTCTAGGAATTGCTTTAAGTACTTTCTTAAAATCTCAATTAGGAATTGCTTTACCTTCATATGTAGGGGCTATGTTCTGTGCAATTATTTTTAACAATTTAAATATTAAATTCAAATGGCTTGATTTAGATAGAAATCTTTTAAATATCATTGGTGAAACTTCATTAAATATTTTCTTATCAATGGCTTTAATTTCTTTAAAATTATGGGAACTAGCTGCTTTAGCTGTACCTTTATTAATAATTTTAATGGCTCAAGTTTTATTTATGTGGGTTTATACAAGATTTATAGTATTTAAAGCTATGGGAGGAGATTATGATGCTGCTGTAATGATATCAGGAATGTGTGGTTCAGGTCTTGGAGCTACAACAAATGCTATGATAAATATGGAAGAGGTAAGTTCAAAATATGGTTATACAGTAAATCCATATTTAATAGTACCTTTAACAGGAGCATTTTTAATAGATATATTCCAAATGCCTGTAATTATAACAGCAATAAATATGTTTAAATAA
- a CDS encoding winged helix-turn-helix domain-containing protein, producing MKKINFISLNSSFLKWLYDKIKYSNIEEDTSEFLEGIDELLTSKTRSLMLELEDGNTNKKEIEEIVCDSLVINYKQRIVTQNNIEVQLTPKEFDILYFLAKNRGEIFTKEQIYQAVWDEEYYLDDSNIMAFIRKIRKKIEKNPDSPEYIITIWGIGYKFKR from the coding sequence ATGAAAAAAATAAATTTTATATCTTTAAATTCCTCTTTTTTAAAGTGGTTATATGACAAAATAAAATATAGTAACATTGAGGAAGATACTTCTGAATTTTTAGAAGGTATTGATGAACTTTTAACATCAAAAACTAGGTCTTTAATGTTAGAATTAGAAGATGGAAATACAAATAAAAAAGAGATAGAGGAAATTGTCTGTGATTCTTTAGTTATTAACTACAAACAAAGAATAGTTACTCAAAATAATATAGAAGTTCAATTAACTCCAAAAGAATTTGATATTCTCTATTTTCTAGCTAAAAATAGAGGAGAAATTTTCACTAAAGAACAAATTTATCAAGCTGTCTGGGATGAAGAATATTATTTAGATGACAGTAATATTATGGCTTTTATAAGAAAAATTAGAAAAAAAATTGAAAAGAATCCTGATTCTCCAGAATATATTATAACTATTTGGGGAATTGGATATAAATTTAAAAGATAA
- a CDS encoding DMT family transporter, which yields MNNRTKGILLGVIVGLAWGLDSTLMGKINVPPLVAAFFHDSFAFLWIALTLLFSSQLKGVFELLKTKKGKATAVAALVGAPVGMSAYLLAIKYATAPYASSISVIYPGIGALLSYFLLKEKLTKRAVLGIFISLLGSFMLGFKPTGDIPETFGTGILFALLAVLGWASEGVIIGFAMKHIKDEDHIKAIPQQFLCLRYFISMIIYGFIVVPLSGGCSIAFEVIINGTVFKFGGIAILGAITYLCWYKAVDLIGAAMGTALNSTAALWTIIFSIVLFGAPINLHLIIWGLVIVTGVFIFAIEPKKR from the coding sequence ATGAACAATAGAACAAAAGGAATTTTATTAGGTGTTATCGTTGGTTTAGCTTGGGGACTTGATTCTACTTTAATGGGAAAAATTAATGTTCCTCCTCTTGTGGCAGCTTTTTTTCATGATAGTTTTGCTTTCTTATGGATTGCTTTAACTTTACTTTTTTCTAGTCAATTAAAAGGAGTTTTTGAACTTTTAAAGACTAAAAAAGGAAAAGCCACAGCTGTGGCTGCTTTAGTAGGGGCCCCTGTAGGAATGAGTGCCTATTTACTAGCCATAAAATATGCTACAGCTCCATACGCTTCTAGTATATCAGTTATTTATCCAGGAATTGGTGCTCTTCTTTCATATTTCTTATTAAAAGAAAAACTTACTAAAAGAGCTGTTCTTGGAATTTTCATTAGTCTTTTAGGTTCTTTTATGTTAGGGTTTAAACCTACTGGAGATATTCCTGAAACTTTTGGAACAGGAATTTTATTTGCTCTACTAGCTGTTTTAGGTTGGGCCTCTGAAGGAGTTATTATTGGTTTTGCTATGAAACATATAAAAGATGAAGACCATATAAAAGCAATTCCACAACAATTTTTATGTTTAAGATACTTTATCTCTATGATAATTTATGGATTTATAGTTGTTCCTCTTTCTGGTGGTTGTAGTATAGCTTTTGAAGTTATAATTAATGGAACTGTTTTCAAATTCGGTGGAATAGCTATTCTTGGAGCTATAACATATCTTTGTTGGTACAAAGCTGTTGATTTAATTGGGGCAGCTATGGGAACAGCCCTTAATTCAACTGCTGCCTTATGGACAATTATATTTAGTATTGTTCTTTTTGGAGCTCCTATAAATTTACATCTTATAATTTGGGGATTAGTTATTGTAACTGGAGTGTTTATTTTTGCTATTGAACCTAAAAAAAGATAA
- a CDS encoding FAD-dependent oxidoreductase, with product MLKEEIIENMQKIVSECMGEENPACVTTCPMHTNVKEYIRLLREGKGEEALLTIREKLFLPGTLGRICAHPCEGKCKINEINSPMSIAGLKRYIADNYDDEKLWSLEKEDYKNKNVAVIGAGPSGLQSALDLIRKGYGVTVFEKLPVKGGMMAVGIPEYRLPRNILNREISYLEKLGVKFQMNCEIGKDIEFETLLKEFDSVIVAVGKHKGRVGTNLSSKNILSASSFLKEAALSKDKKLDLGKTVLVVGGGDVAMDCARTSRRISGVEKVYSVCLEGSFDEMAASKEEVKGAFEEEIEFLHGYGVKNISLKDDSSIDKIILKKCLSLFDENHVFSPKFDENQLKDISCDTIIFAIGQEVDNSFAINLLSQKRNSTFECDKETLQSKDIEKVFITGDASGESVIVIQAMATGRRAAESVDRFLSEKDLKEGREISDTSSYDTKLRRDVDWIDVLERRVSMPHLDPKERIKSFEEVSLGYTQEQAQFEADRCRQCECRLCMKECMMLKDYTSCPKELFRDYLEKGYQHMEKMIAFSCNECSQCTIKCPKDLDLKSNFIELKRQYIRDNGNKQVIENLVDSDRIQALECNPTYCTSVQEKKSPKYVFVPGCTIPAYKPELVEKVYAHLKETLGDDVSAMLRCCGKVTNMIGEEDKFKIRNKMANDEIEKIGADTIITICPSCYKTFVSTSGKKVISYWDLMREKIGLPKESLNKGINSDVVFNIHDSCVTRDVSSHHENIRWILKELGYKYEEMNNIKENTRCCGVGGMVCSSNPALYEKIYTRRANDCTQDSVISYCGSCRGTLEAAGKDSLHILDLIFGDTYTESTFEKRSYKSEDEMWEHRLLTKKLLDNTK from the coding sequence ATGTTAAAAGAAGAAATCATTGAAAATATGCAAAAAATAGTTTCTGAATGTATGGGAGAAGAAAATCCAGCTTGTGTCACTACTTGTCCTATGCATACAAATGTGAAAGAATATATTAGACTTCTTAGAGAAGGGAAAGGAGAAGAAGCTCTACTTACAATCAGAGAAAAATTATTTTTACCTGGAACTTTAGGAAGAATTTGTGCTCACCCTTGTGAAGGAAAATGTAAAATTAATGAGATAAACTCTCCTATGAGTATTGCTGGTTTAAAAAGATATATAGCTGATAATTATGATGATGAAAAATTATGGAGTTTAGAAAAAGAAGACTATAAAAATAAAAATGTAGCTGTTATTGGAGCTGGTCCTTCTGGATTACAATCTGCTTTAGACCTTATTAGAAAAGGATATGGAGTAACTGTTTTTGAAAAATTACCTGTTAAAGGTGGAATGATGGCTGTAGGTATTCCTGAATATAGATTACCTAGAAATATTCTTAATAGAGAGATTAGTTATTTAGAAAAATTAGGCGTAAAATTCCAAATGAATTGTGAAATTGGAAAAGATATAGAATTTGAAACTCTTTTAAAAGAATTTGATTCTGTAATTGTAGCTGTTGGAAAACATAAAGGTAGAGTTGGAACAAATCTTTCTTCTAAAAATATTTTAAGTGCTAGTTCTTTCTTAAAAGAAGCTGCTCTATCAAAAGATAAAAAATTAGATTTAGGAAAAACTGTTCTTGTAGTTGGTGGTGGAGATGTGGCCATGGACTGTGCTAGAACTTCAAGAAGAATTTCTGGAGTTGAAAAAGTTTATTCTGTATGTTTAGAGGGTTCATTTGATGAAATGGCAGCATCAAAAGAAGAAGTTAAGGGAGCTTTTGAAGAAGAAATAGAATTTTTACATGGTTATGGAGTTAAAAACATAAGTTTAAAAGATGATTCTTCTATTGATAAAATAATTTTGAAAAAATGTTTATCTCTATTTGATGAGAATCATGTATTTTCTCCAAAATTTGATGAAAATCAACTTAAAGATATTTCTTGTGATACTATTATTTTTGCTATAGGTCAAGAAGTTGATAATAGTTTTGCAATTAATTTACTTTCACAAAAAAGAAATTCTACTTTTGAATGTGATAAAGAAACTCTTCAAAGTAAAGATATTGAAAAAGTATTTATTACTGGAGATGCTAGTGGAGAATCTGTAATTGTAATACAAGCTATGGCAACTGGTCGTCGTGCTGCTGAATCAGTAGATAGATTCCTTAGTGAAAAAGATTTAAAAGAGGGAAGAGAGATTTCAGATACATCTAGTTATGATACAAAATTAAGAAGAGATGTTGACTGGATAGATGTTTTAGAAAGAAGAGTATCTATGCCTCACTTAGACCCTAAAGAAAGAATAAAATCTTTTGAAGAGGTTTCACTTGGATATACTCAAGAACAAGCTCAATTTGAAGCTGATAGATGTCGTCAATGTGAATGTAGACTTTGTATGAAAGAATGTATGATGTTAAAAGATTATACTTCTTGTCCAAAAGAGTTATTTAGAGATTATTTAGAAAAAGGATATCAACATATGGAAAAAATGATTGCTTTTTCTTGTAATGAATGTTCTCAATGTACTATTAAATGTCCAAAAGATTTAGATTTAAAATCTAATTTTATAGAACTAAAAAGACAATATATCAGAGACAATGGAAATAAACAAGTTATAGAAAATCTTGTAGATAGTGATAGAATACAAGCTTTAGAATGTAATCCTACTTATTGTACATCTGTCCAAGAGAAAAAATCTCCTAAATATGTTTTTGTACCTGGATGTACAATTCCAGCATATAAACCTGAATTAGTAGAAAAAGTTTATGCTCATTTAAAAGAAACTTTAGGTGATGATGTTTCAGCTATGTTGAGATGTTGTGGAAAAGTTACTAATATGATAGGAGAAGAAGATAAATTTAAAATTAGAAATAAAATGGCTAATGATGAGATTGAAAAAATTGGTGCTGATACAATTATAACAATTTGTCCATCTTGCTATAAAACTTTTGTTTCTACAAGTGGAAAAAAAGTTATTTCTTATTGGGATTTAATGAGGGAAAAAATTGGTTTACCAAAAGAAAGTTTAAATAAAGGTATAAACAGTGATGTTGTATTTAATATCCATGATTCTTGTGTAACTAGAGATGTATCATCTCACCATGAAAATATTAGATGGATATTAAAAGAACTTGGATATAAATATGAAGAAATGAATAATATAAAAGAAAACACTAGATGTTGTGGAGTAGGAGGAATGGTTTGTTCTTCTAATCCAGCTCTTTATGAAAAAATTTATACTAGAAGAGCTAATGATTGTACTCAAGATTCTGTAATAAGTTATTGTGGTTCTTGTAGAGGAACTTTAGAAGCAGCTGGAAAAGATTCTTTACATATTCTTGATTTAATATTTGGTGATACTTATACAGAAAGTACTTTTGAAAAAAGAAGTTATAAATCAGAAGATGAAATGTGGGAACATAGACTTCTTACTAAAAAACTTTTGGATAACACAAAATAA